Proteins from a genomic interval of Piscinibacter sp. HJYY11:
- a CDS encoding protein-glutamate O-methyltransferase CheR: protein MPISRDQDIELRLLIDAIFHKYHYDFRGYATASLKRRLGTAMTRFGCSTLSQLQDKLLHDPSAFPPLLDYLTVQVSEMFRDPGYYRALRHEVVPLLRTYPSLKVWVAGCSAGEEAYSLAILLREEGLLERTLIYATDINTDALKRAEAGVYPLEQIALYTQNHQKSGGHSSLSDHYTAAYGRAVFDKSLRQQMVFSDHSLATDSVFAEVHLVSCRNVLIYFDRQLQDRALGLFAGALCRKGFLGLGSKESLRFSVHRDAFDDFVAEERIYQRRSEG, encoded by the coding sequence ATGCCCATCTCTCGGGACCAGGACATCGAGCTTCGATTGCTCATCGACGCGATCTTCCACAAGTACCACTACGACTTCCGCGGCTACGCCACCGCTTCGCTCAAGCGGCGCCTGGGCACTGCGATGACGCGCTTCGGCTGCAGCACGCTCTCGCAGCTGCAGGACAAGCTGCTGCACGACCCCAGCGCCTTCCCGCCGCTGCTCGACTACCTCACGGTGCAGGTGAGCGAGATGTTCCGCGACCCGGGCTACTACCGGGCGCTGCGCCACGAGGTGGTGCCGCTGCTGCGCACCTACCCGTCGCTCAAGGTCTGGGTGGCGGGCTGCAGTGCGGGCGAGGAGGCCTACTCGCTGGCCATCCTGCTACGCGAGGAGGGCCTGCTCGAGCGCACGCTGATCTACGCCACCGACATCAACACCGATGCCTTGAAGCGCGCCGAGGCGGGCGTCTACCCGCTGGAGCAGATCGCGCTCTACACGCAGAACCACCAGAAGAGCGGCGGCCACTCGTCGCTCTCCGACCACTACACCGCCGCCTATGGCCGCGCGGTGTTCGACAAGTCGCTGCGGCAGCAGATGGTCTTCTCGGACCACAGCCTCGCGACCGACAGCGTGTTCGCCGAGGTGCACCTGGTCTCGTGCCGCAACGTGCTCATCTACTTCGACCGGCAGTTGCAGGACCGCGCGCTGGGGCTCTTTGCCGGCGCGTTGTGCCGCAAGGGCTTCCTGGGGCTGGGCAGCAAGGAGTCGCTGCGCTTTTCGGTCCACCGCGACGCCTTCGACGACTTCGTGGCCGAAGAGCGCATC
- a CDS encoding response regulator, whose product MSAPPMTGTPGTSTDALRSNATDWRKLLPLPVASLVLYVVKALAVIVITLVWQQVMETRSKAADAIARTNVVMEQLQTVIGSMKDAETGQRGFLITGQETYLTPHTEGKAAVSARLQALRKMLEADPAQLQRIDTLERLISDKLQELEQSIVLQRNGDREGALGVVRSDRGRATMDRIRAVVGDIEGEERTRLTQQQERWQTAVNYSNLVTWAAAAVLLSLILYSAWRSSREHLVRETQLWLRQGEATLAGTLQGDQRLEALGSNVLAFLADYLGVVVGAVYTAERDGTLRRVATYAFDAEERSAVVQPGEGLLGQAAKDKRLLHVTQVPEGYLRVNSSLGGTTPRELLIAPAMVYGRVQAVIELGFLGAVSERQRALIGEASEQLAIAVRASRDRSQLEELLAETQRQAEELQAQQEELRVSNEELEEQERALKASQAQMEVQQTELEQTNAQLVSQATLLENQKDELAQTQQVLQERAAELERASRYKTEFLANMSHELRTPLNSTLILAKLLADNPQGNLTEEQVRYAQTISGAGNDLLTLINDILDLSKIEAGKVEVHEENIPLGPTVEGLVRSLQPQAGQKGLALSSRIDADVPQHLRTDGQRLGQILKNLLSNALKFTEAGEVSLQVSAEAGGVAFAVRDTGIGIAESQQELIFEAFRQADGSTHRKYGGTGLGLSISRDLARLLGGDITVRSSPGAGSVFTLHLPTIRTAGRVVPAPRPAPAPLERVEAPVVPLASPEPRRAPAAPQIEDDRAQLTVNSRTVLVIEDDPRFAVILRDLAREMNFQCVITHTASDGLAAAAMYRPRAILLDMNLPDHSGLGVLDQLKHSAQTRHIPVHILSVADYTHEALERGALGYDLKPVKRSQIVDALQKLEAKFSQSIRRVLVVEDDARQRESIEHLLRNVEGVQIVSAETGAQALEALKGTTFDCMIMDLNLPDLSGYTLLERMAEQDDKGDSAFPPVIVYTGRSLSPDEEQQLRRFSRSIIIKDARSPERLLDEVTLFLHQVESALPAEMQQMLRTVRDRDSTLEGRRILVVEDDVRNVFALTSVLEPRGATVVLARNGREALNVLAQSREPQQPQIDLVLMDIMMPEMDGLTAMREIRKDATWKRLPIIALTAKAMRDDQERCLAAGANDYIAKPLDVEKLLSLVRVWMPK is encoded by the coding sequence ATGAGCGCTCCACCCATGACCGGCACCCCAGGCACCTCCACCGACGCCCTGCGCTCGAATGCGACAGACTGGCGCAAGCTGCTGCCGCTGCCGGTGGCCTCGCTCGTGCTCTACGTCGTCAAGGCGCTCGCGGTGATCGTGATCACGCTGGTGTGGCAGCAGGTGATGGAAACACGCAGCAAGGCGGCCGACGCCATCGCGCGGACCAACGTGGTGATGGAGCAGCTGCAGACGGTCATCGGCAGCATGAAGGACGCCGAGACCGGCCAGCGCGGCTTCCTCATCACCGGGCAGGAGACCTACCTCACGCCGCACACCGAGGGCAAGGCGGCGGTGTCGGCCCGGCTGCAGGCGCTGCGCAAGATGCTGGAGGCCGACCCGGCGCAGCTGCAGCGCATCGACACGCTGGAGCGCCTGATCTCCGACAAGCTGCAGGAGCTCGAGCAGAGCATCGTGCTCCAGCGCAACGGCGACCGCGAAGGCGCGCTCGGCGTGGTGCGCTCCGACCGTGGCCGCGCGACGATGGACCGCATCCGCGCAGTGGTGGGCGACATCGAAGGCGAGGAACGCACGCGCCTCACGCAGCAGCAGGAGCGCTGGCAGACCGCGGTCAACTATTCCAACCTGGTGACCTGGGCGGCCGCGGCCGTGCTGCTGTCGCTCATCCTCTACTCGGCCTGGCGGTCGTCGCGCGAGCACCTGGTACGCGAGACGCAGCTCTGGCTGCGCCAGGGCGAGGCCACGCTTGCCGGCACGCTGCAGGGCGACCAGCGCCTGGAAGCGCTCGGCAGCAACGTGCTCGCCTTCCTGGCCGACTACCTGGGCGTGGTGGTCGGCGCCGTCTACACCGCCGAGCGCGACGGCACCCTGCGCCGCGTGGCCACCTATGCATTCGACGCCGAAGAGCGCAGCGCCGTGGTGCAGCCCGGCGAAGGCCTGCTCGGACAGGCCGCGAAAGACAAGCGCCTGCTGCACGTGACCCAGGTGCCCGAGGGCTACCTGCGGGTGAACTCCAGCCTCGGCGGCACCACGCCGCGCGAGCTGCTCATCGCACCGGCCATGGTCTACGGCCGTGTGCAGGCCGTCATCGAGCTCGGCTTCCTGGGCGCGGTCAGCGAGCGACAGCGCGCGCTGATCGGCGAAGCGTCGGAGCAGCTCGCGATCGCCGTGCGCGCCTCGCGCGACCGTTCGCAGCTCGAGGAGCTGCTCGCGGAGACGCAGCGCCAGGCCGAGGAGCTGCAGGCGCAGCAGGAAGAGCTGCGCGTCAGCAACGAGGAGCTGGAGGAACAGGAACGCGCCCTCAAGGCCTCGCAGGCCCAGATGGAAGTGCAGCAGACCGAGCTCGAGCAGACCAACGCCCAGCTCGTGAGCCAGGCCACCCTGCTCGAGAACCAGAAGGACGAGCTGGCCCAGACCCAGCAGGTGCTGCAGGAGCGCGCCGCCGAGCTGGAGCGGGCCAGCCGCTACAAGACCGAGTTCCTCGCCAACATGAGCCACGAGCTGCGCACGCCGCTGAACTCGACGCTCATCCTCGCCAAGCTGCTGGCCGACAACCCGCAGGGCAACCTGACCGAGGAGCAGGTGCGCTACGCGCAGACCATCTCGGGCGCCGGCAACGACCTGCTCACGCTCATCAACGACATCCTCGACCTCTCGAAGATCGAGGCCGGCAAGGTCGAGGTGCACGAGGAAAACATCCCGCTCGGGCCGACGGTGGAGGGCCTCGTCCGCAGCCTGCAGCCGCAGGCCGGCCAGAAGGGCCTCGCGCTGTCGTCCCGCATCGATGCAGACGTGCCGCAGCACCTGCGCACCGACGGCCAGCGCCTGGGCCAGATCCTGAAGAACCTGCTCTCCAACGCGCTCAAGTTCACCGAGGCCGGCGAGGTCTCGCTGCAGGTCTCGGCCGAAGCCGGCGGCGTGGCCTTCGCGGTGCGCGACACCGGCATCGGCATCGCCGAGAGCCAGCAGGAGCTGATCTTCGAGGCCTTCCGCCAGGCCGACGGCAGCACCCACCGCAAGTACGGCGGCACCGGGCTCGGCCTCTCGATCTCGCGCGACCTCGCGCGCCTGCTCGGCGGCGACATCACCGTGCGGAGCAGCCCCGGCGCCGGCAGCGTGTTCACGCTGCACCTGCCCACCATCCGCACGGCCGGCCGCGTGGTGCCCGCGCCGCGGCCAGCACCCGCCCCGCTGGAGCGCGTCGAGGCCCCGGTCGTGCCGCTTGCGAGCCCCGAGCCCCGCCGTGCGCCTGCCGCGCCGCAGATCGAGGACGACCGCGCGCAGCTCACCGTCAACTCGCGCACCGTGCTCGTGATCGAGGACGACCCGCGCTTCGCCGTGATCCTGCGCGACCTCGCCCGCGAGATGAACTTCCAATGCGTCATCACGCACACCGCGAGCGACGGCCTGGCCGCCGCTGCGATGTACCGGCCGCGCGCCATCCTGCTCGACATGAACCTGCCCGACCACTCGGGCCTGGGCGTGCTCGACCAGTTGAAGCACAGCGCGCAGACGCGGCACATCCCGGTGCACATCCTCTCGGTGGCCGACTACACGCACGAGGCGCTGGAGCGCGGCGCGCTCGGCTACGACCTGAAGCCGGTGAAGCGCTCGCAGATCGTCGACGCGCTGCAGAAGCTGGAGGCCAAGTTCTCGCAGAGCATCCGCCGCGTGCTGGTGGTGGAAGACGATGCACGCCAGCGCGAGAGCATCGAGCACCTGCTGCGCAACGTGGAGGGCGTGCAGATCGTCTCGGCCGAGACCGGCGCCCAGGCGCTCGAGGCGCTCAAGGGCACGACCTTCGACTGCATGATCATGGACCTGAACCTGCCCGACCTCTCCGGCTACACGCTGCTGGAACGCATGGCCGAGCAGGACGACAAAGGCGACAGCGCCTTCCCGCCGGTGATCGTCTACACCGGCCGCTCGCTCAGCCCCGACGAAGAGCAGCAGCTGAGGCGCTTCTCGCGCTCGATCATCATCAAGGACGCCCGCTCGCCCGAGCGGCTGCTCGACGAGGTGACGCTCTTCCTGCACCAGGTGGAGTCGGCCCTGCCGGCCGAGATGCAGCAGATGCTGCGCACCGTGCGTGACCGCGACAGCACCCTCGAAGGCCGCCGCATCCTGGTGGTGGAAGACGACGTGCGCAACGTCTTCGCGCTCACGAGCGTGCTGGAGCCGCGCGGCGCAACGGTCGTGCTGGCCCGCAACGGCCGCGAAGCGCTCAACGTGCTCGCCCAGTCGCGCGAGCCCCAGCAGCCGCAGATCGACCTGGTGCTGATGGACATCATGATGCCGGAGATGGACGGCCTGACCGCCATGCGCGAGATCCGCAAGGATGCGACCTGGAAGCGCCTGCCCATCATCGCGCTCACCGCCAAGGCCATGCGCGACGACCAGGAGCGCTGCCTGGCCGCCGGCGCCAACGACTACATCGCCAAGCCGCTCGACGTGGAGAAGCTCCTGTCGCTGGTGCGCGTGTGGATGCCGAAGTGA
- a CDS encoding glycosyltransferase family 2 protein, which yields MAPRISVVILTDKRPQHLLRCLTAVLSQRFDPDAFEVIVVDDGHDDATRHLVDSIREGAPLAAELRYLRPANGRGPALARNVGWRAARGELIAFTHDDAVPAPTWLAEGERAMRIHHDWVAMCGRVSVPLRGETTDHARNTAAQLARAEFVTANVFVRHWALVRVNGFDERFAHPGREDADLQFRLMTQAGHVGRSSRAEVVHPVRAAPWGLSLALQRSTFYDALLYKKHPRLYRQRIRHAPPWNYYLIVALALAMVLLPFAGQPEIASACGLTLLVLVLTLTVERLRDTSRSPSHVLEVLATSALIPFVAVYWRLRGAIHFRVLFL from the coding sequence ATGGCCCCGCGCATCTCGGTTGTCATCCTCACCGACAAGCGCCCGCAGCACCTGCTGCGCTGTCTCACGGCCGTGCTCTCCCAGCGCTTCGATCCCGATGCTTTCGAGGTGATCGTGGTCGACGACGGCCATGACGACGCCACGCGCCACCTGGTCGACTCGATCCGCGAAGGCGCGCCTCTCGCCGCCGAGCTGCGCTACCTGAGGCCGGCCAACGGCCGCGGCCCCGCGCTCGCCCGCAACGTGGGCTGGCGTGCCGCCCGCGGCGAGCTGATCGCCTTCACCCACGACGACGCCGTGCCCGCGCCCACCTGGCTGGCCGAAGGCGAACGCGCCATGCGCATCCACCACGACTGGGTGGCGATGTGCGGCCGGGTGAGCGTGCCGCTGCGCGGCGAGACCACCGACCACGCGCGCAACACCGCGGCGCAGCTCGCGCGCGCCGAGTTCGTGACGGCCAATGTCTTCGTGCGGCACTGGGCGCTGGTGCGGGTCAACGGCTTCGACGAACGTTTCGCCCACCCCGGCCGTGAAGACGCCGACCTGCAGTTCCGCCTGATGACGCAGGCCGGCCACGTGGGCCGCAGCTCCCGGGCGGAGGTGGTGCACCCGGTGCGCGCCGCGCCCTGGGGCCTGAGCCTGGCCCTGCAGCGCAGCACCTTCTACGACGCCCTGCTCTACAAGAAGCACCCGCGGCTGTACCGCCAGCGCATCCGGCATGCGCCGCCGTGGAACTACTACCTCATCGTCGCGCTGGCGCTGGCGATGGTGCTGCTGCCCTTTGCGGGCCAGCCGGAGATCGCCTCCGCGTGCGGCCTCACGTTGCTGGTGCTGGTGCTGACCCTGACCGTCGAGCGGCTGCGCGACACCAGCCGCAGCCCGTCGCACGTGCTGGAGGTGCTGGCCACCTCGGCGCTGATCCCCTTCGTGGCGGTCTACTGGCGGCTGCGCGGCGCGATCCACTTCAGGGTGCTGTTCCTGTGA
- the rpoN gene encoding RNA polymerase factor sigma-54 yields the protein MYLHTEQRQQQGLSPRLQQAVRLLQLSSLDFAHEVQAAADSNPFLDTVDDEPTGEAVATPDLVVPEATHASALESTPLSTAAHDDEGDDARDSWQTAGPSDTPRSDDLDSSPMNRVAAETSLSEYLLRQLHVLPLSPRDMTLAEAIVESLDDDGYLRLADLGELIPVIELDPAVTLPELQIALKRVQSLEPAGVGARSVVECLLLQLDGIEDPQERELVRLLVSEKLESLAHKDVATLAKQVGRPVEAVAAACARIRRLDPRPGWRFGSADIRYITPDVIVKKVRNVWTVSLNPAIVPKVRLHRVYAEMFQRHQQAQHPELASQLREARWTLRNVEQRFATILGVAQAIVKRQHHFFDYGPLAMKPMGLKEIAEEVGVHESTVSRVTNNKYMATPSGVFELKYFFSRAMTATSGTAFSGTAIRGLIKDMIDNEKPGAPLSDAEITRQLAQQGFVVARRTVTKYRHLLNVDAVERRRAGA from the coding sequence ATGTACTTGCACACCGAGCAGCGCCAGCAGCAAGGGCTCTCCCCGCGTTTGCAGCAAGCCGTACGCCTGCTCCAGTTGTCTTCGCTCGACTTCGCCCATGAGGTGCAGGCCGCAGCCGACAGCAACCCCTTTCTCGACACCGTGGACGACGAGCCGACCGGCGAGGCCGTCGCCACGCCCGACCTGGTGGTGCCCGAAGCGACGCACGCCAGCGCCCTGGAAAGCACGCCCCTCTCCACCGCCGCCCACGACGACGAGGGCGACGATGCCCGCGACAGCTGGCAGACCGCCGGCCCCTCCGACACCCCGCGCAGCGACGACCTCGACAGCTCGCCGATGAACCGCGTGGCCGCCGAGACCTCGCTCAGCGAATACCTCCTGCGCCAGCTGCACGTGCTGCCGCTCTCGCCGCGCGACATGACGCTGGCCGAGGCCATCGTCGAGTCGCTCGACGACGACGGCTACCTGCGCCTGGCCGACCTGGGCGAGCTGATCCCGGTCATCGAGCTCGACCCGGCCGTCACGCTGCCCGAGCTGCAGATCGCGCTCAAGCGCGTGCAGTCGCTCGAGCCGGCCGGCGTGGGCGCCCGCAGCGTGGTCGAGTGCCTGCTGCTGCAGCTCGACGGCATCGAAGACCCGCAGGAGCGCGAGCTGGTGCGCCTGCTAGTGTCGGAGAAGCTGGAGAGCCTGGCCCACAAGGACGTGGCGACGCTCGCCAAGCAGGTGGGCCGGCCGGTCGAGGCGGTGGCCGCGGCCTGCGCGCGCATCCGCCGGCTCGACCCGCGGCCGGGCTGGCGCTTCGGCTCCGCCGACATCCGCTACATCACGCCCGACGTGATCGTGAAGAAGGTGCGCAACGTGTGGACGGTCTCGCTCAACCCGGCGATCGTGCCCAAGGTGCGGCTGCACCGCGTGTATGCCGAGATGTTCCAGCGCCACCAGCAGGCCCAGCACCCCGAGCTGGCTTCGCAGCTGCGCGAGGCCCGCTGGACGCTGCGCAACGTGGAGCAGCGCTTCGCCACCATCCTCGGCGTGGCCCAGGCCATCGTGAAGCGCCAGCACCACTTCTTCGACTACGGCCCGCTCGCGATGAAGCCCATGGGCCTGAAAGAGATCGCCGAAGAGGTGGGCGTGCACGAGTCGACCGTCTCGCGCGTCACGAACAACAAGTACATGGCCACGCCCTCGGGCGTGTTCGAGCTCAAGTACTTCTTCTCGCGCGCGATGACGGCCACCAGCGGCACCGCTTTCTCGGGCACCGCCATCCGCGGGCTCATCAAGGACATGATCGACAACGAGAAACCCGGTGCCCCGCTGTCGGATGCCGAGATCACCCGCCAGCTGGCGCAGCAAGGCTTCGTGGTGGCCCGCCGCACGGTGACGAAATACCGCCATCTGCTGAACGTCGACGCCGTGGAGCGCCGCCGGGCTGGGGCCTGA
- a CDS encoding SDR family oxidoreductase: protein MPDRQDKPRAPTDATVQQQRKIQRSQDQRDQAAKPEAKQKESAPVQAGAREQPAKLPAQHLEKPGLEADLQLKPQFLAPDYEGSHKLQDRVAIITGGDSGIGRAVAVLFAREGADVAIVYLDEHEDAEETQRHVEQEGRRCLLIPGDVKDAAFCRKAVDETVKAFGKLDILVNNAAFQEHAASLEDITDERLDETLRTNVHGYFHMARAALPHLREGASIINTGSVTGLQGSAQLLDYSATKGAIHAFTKSLASNLIDKGIRVNAVAPGPVWTPLNPADKSAQDVAEFGKKTQMKRAAQPEEISPAFVFLASPVCASYITGIVLPITGSVGAE from the coding sequence ATGCCTGACCGACAAGACAAGCCCCGAGCCCCGACCGACGCGACCGTCCAGCAGCAGCGCAAGATCCAGCGCAGCCAGGACCAGCGCGACCAGGCCGCCAAGCCCGAAGCGAAGCAGAAGGAGTCGGCCCCCGTGCAGGCCGGCGCGCGCGAGCAGCCCGCCAAGCTGCCCGCCCAGCACCTGGAAAAGCCCGGCCTTGAAGCCGACCTGCAGCTCAAGCCGCAGTTCCTCGCCCCCGACTACGAAGGCAGCCACAAGCTGCAGGACAGGGTGGCGATCATCACCGGCGGCGACTCCGGCATCGGCCGAGCCGTGGCGGTGCTCTTCGCCCGCGAAGGGGCAGACGTGGCCATCGTCTACCTCGACGAGCACGAGGACGCCGAGGAGACGCAGCGCCACGTCGAGCAGGAAGGCCGCCGCTGCCTGCTCATCCCCGGCGACGTGAAGGACGCCGCCTTCTGCCGCAAGGCCGTCGACGAGACGGTGAAGGCCTTCGGCAAGCTCGACATCCTCGTCAACAACGCCGCCTTCCAGGAGCACGCGGCCTCGCTCGAAGACATCACCGACGAGCGCCTCGACGAGACGCTGCGGACCAACGTGCACGGCTATTTCCACATGGCGCGCGCCGCCCTGCCCCACCTGCGCGAAGGCGCGAGCATCATCAATACCGGATCGGTCACCGGCCTGCAGGGCAGCGCGCAGCTGCTCGACTACTCGGCGACCAAGGGTGCGATCCACGCCTTCACCAAGTCGCTCGCCAGCAACCTGATCGACAAGGGCATCCGCGTCAACGCGGTGGCGCCGGGGCCGGTGTGGACGCCGCTCAACCCGGCCGACAAGTCCGCGCAGGACGTGGCGGAGTTCGGCAAGAAGACCCAGATGAAGCGCGCTGCGCAGCCTGAAGAGATCTCGCCGGCCTTCGTGTTCCTCGCGTCGCCGGTGTGTGCAAGCTACATCACCGGCATCGTGTTGCCGATCACCGGCAGCGTCGGCGCGGAGTGA
- a CDS encoding sigma-54 dependent transcriptional regulator, which produces MPHVLVIDDDSDSAETLAMLVATEGLTVATAGSLRDARRQMALQTPDLVLLDLVLPDGNGLELLEDTRSLPNTEVVLVTGHASLDTSIQALRRGAADYLVKPVAPQQLQKLIARVSAPCPLHQEAQDLEAKLEKDGHFGALWGRSPVMRRVYEQVMRVACTHVTVFVTGESGTGKEVVARTVHDLSRRRARPFLAVNCGAISPQLIESEIFGHEKGSFTGADRQHQGFFERASGGTLFLDEITEMPLDLQVKLLRVLETGTFMRVGSTTVQQTDVRLVAATNRDPMEAVRAGKLREDLFYRLNVFPIALAPLRERSEDIPLLAQHFLDQISKREGQRKQFAPATLQRLQAYRWPGNVRELRNMVCRAYVMATDTLIHDACLPGDPAQPASPADASSAPSLTIQVGTALAEIERRVTLATLEYLGNHKEKTAAALGISLKTLYNRLKEYATLPDGTLSKQIAVEEGP; this is translated from the coding sequence ATGCCACACGTTTTGGTAATTGACGACGACAGCGATTCGGCCGAGACCCTGGCCATGCTTGTCGCCACCGAAGGTTTGACCGTCGCCACCGCAGGCTCGCTGCGGGATGCGCGGCGCCAGATGGCGCTTCAAACGCCTGACCTCGTGTTGCTCGACCTCGTGTTGCCGGATGGAAACGGCCTCGAGTTGCTGGAAGACACCCGCTCGCTGCCCAATACCGAAGTGGTGCTGGTGACGGGCCATGCGAGCCTGGACACCTCCATCCAGGCCCTGCGTCGCGGCGCGGCCGACTACCTGGTGAAACCGGTGGCGCCGCAGCAGTTGCAGAAACTCATCGCGCGTGTGAGCGCGCCATGCCCGCTTCACCAGGAAGCGCAAGACCTCGAAGCCAAGCTCGAGAAGGACGGCCACTTCGGCGCCCTGTGGGGCCGCTCGCCCGTCATGCGGCGTGTCTATGAGCAGGTGATGCGCGTGGCCTGCACGCACGTCACGGTGTTCGTCACCGGCGAGAGCGGCACCGGCAAGGAAGTCGTGGCCCGCACGGTGCACGACCTGAGCCGCCGCCGCGCGCGGCCATTCCTCGCGGTGAATTGCGGCGCCATCTCGCCGCAGCTGATCGAAAGCGAGATCTTCGGCCACGAGAAAGGCAGCTTCACCGGCGCCGACCGCCAGCACCAGGGCTTCTTCGAGCGCGCGAGCGGCGGCACGCTCTTCCTCGACGAGATCACCGAGATGCCGCTCGACCTGCAGGTGAAGCTGCTGCGCGTGCTCGAGACCGGCACCTTCATGCGCGTGGGCTCGACCACCGTGCAGCAGACCGACGTTCGCCTTGTCGCAGCGACCAACCGCGACCCGATGGAGGCTGTGCGCGCCGGCAAGCTGCGCGAAGACCTGTTCTATCGCTTGAACGTCTTCCCCATCGCACTCGCGCCGCTGCGCGAGCGCTCGGAAGACATCCCGCTGCTCGCTCAGCACTTCCTCGACCAGATCTCCAAGCGCGAAGGCCAGCGCAAGCAGTTCGCCCCCGCGACCCTGCAGCGCCTGCAGGCCTATCGCTGGCCGGGCAACGTGCGCGAGCTGCGCAACATGGTGTGCCGCGCCTACGTGATGGCCACCGACACGCTGATCCACGATGCCTGCCTGCCGGGTGACCCGGCACAACCGGCGAGCCCGGCCGATGCCTCGAGCGCGCCGTCGCTCACCATCCAGGTGGGTACGGCACTTGCCGAGATCGAACGCAGGGTGACGCTTGCAACGCTGGAGTACCTTGGCAACCACAAGGAAAAGACCGCTGCAGCGTTGGGCATCAGCCTGAAGACCCTCTACAACCGGCTCAAGGAGTACGCCACCTTGCCGGACGGCACGCTGTCCAAGCAGATCGCCGTGGAGGAGGGGCCCTGA
- a CDS encoding PA2169 family four-helix-bundle protein, with amino-acid sequence MSHDDIVDTLNELVETSKDGELGFTACAKHVQSSDLRDLFLRRAEECRKAASELQTLVLEYGGKPDSGGSATGALHRGWVAVRGSLAGYSDHAMLEECERGEDAALARYRAALREEALPEPVRAVIARQQLGVQANHDQIKRLRDIDKAA; translated from the coding sequence ATGAGCCACGATGACATCGTCGATACCTTGAATGAGCTGGTCGAGACCTCGAAAGACGGCGAACTCGGCTTCACCGCGTGTGCCAAGCACGTGCAGTCGAGCGACCTGCGCGATCTCTTCCTGCGCCGCGCCGAGGAGTGCCGCAAAGCGGCGAGCGAGCTGCAGACCCTGGTGCTGGAGTACGGTGGCAAGCCGGACTCCGGCGGCTCGGCCACGGGTGCGTTGCACCGCGGCTGGGTGGCGGTGCGCGGCTCACTCGCGGGTTACAGCGATCACGCGATGCTGGAAGAGTGCGAACGCGGCGAAGACGCCGCGCTCGCACGCTACCGCGCCGCGCTTCGCGAGGAGGCCCTGCCCGAGCCGGTACGGGCGGTCATTGCCCGCCAGCAGCTGGGCGTGCAGGCCAACCACGACCAGATCAAGCGCTTGCGCGACATCGACAAGGCAGCCTGA